DNA sequence from the Cohnella herbarum genome:
TATTTCGGACAATAGTCAGACGGAGGCGCGCTAGGAACACGGCTGATCAGAAGAAAGCGGAAGTTATTAAGAAGGCCAAAGATTTTTGTAGCGCCACGATTCGACCGATTTCGTCATGTCGGCAAGAGCTCGGGACTTAGGACTCTATTTCATTGGCATGTATTGACAATAGAATCGGGAACATGCTAATTTCTATTCGGGAAACCGGTTTCCTAGAAATTAATGAATGAGTGAAATGAAGGAGTGCTCTGATCAAGCACGAATGTAAGCGCTTAATATAAGAAAATCCAGGAGGGAAATAAGGATGCTCAGAAGATGGTTATCTCCGTTGCTTATTGCGGCTTTTATGTTAACTCTATGCGCTAACGTATTCATCGTCTCTCCCCAAACCGTACATGCGGCAAGCATAGGTACGATAGACGAGAACGACACGATCTATCAAATTATGGTCGACCGGTTCCATGACGGAGATCCGAGCAACAATGCGACGGGAGCGGCCATCCGCTACGGCGAAACGTCGGAAGAGGACTTCCGTCATATGAAAGGCGGCGACTGGCAAGGGATCATCGATAAGCTGGGCTACATTAAAAACATGGGCTACACGGCGATCTGGATATCTCCCGTCGCCGAACCGCAAATGACGAACCGGGAAAATAACGGTTCGGGCAGAAATACGGCTTATCACGGCTACAATATCAAAGATCCGAACAAGGCTAATCCGTTCTTCGGAACGAAAGAGAAGCTCAAGGAGCTCGTAGATTCGGCACATGCCCTCGGAATCAAAGTCGTCATCGACGTCGTTCCGAATCACATCGGCGACTATATGTTAGGAACGCAAGCCTTTTACGATATTCCTAGCTTGCAGCCGGCGGCTCCGTTTAACAATCCGTCTTGGTATCATCACAACGGGGATATCAATTTCGCATCCGTCGAAGGGATTTATACCCAAGCGGCACAAGATTATCTGGAGAACTATGACTTAGGTGGACTCGACGATATCGATTTCGACGTCCCGGCGGCCAGGCAAGCGATCTTCGACTCGATCAAAGGCTGGTTCGACTACACGGGGGCGGACGGGGCGCGCGTAGACGCGGCTAAGCTAATGAAACCGACGGACATTGGCGCGTTGCAGAATTATCTAGGAGTAAACACCTTCGGAGAAAACTTCGACGGAAACGCGGAATTCGTCTCCCGCTGGGTCGGCGCGAACAAAGAATGGGGAATGCTGGACTTTCCGCTGTTCTTTAAGATTCTTAGCAGCTTTGCGCACGGGCAGTCTTTCGATGCGTATATCAAAGACGGCTTAGCCCAGGATTATCGGTATAACGGCAACGAGAACCATATGGTCACCTTCATCGACAACCACGACCGAAATCGGTTCCTTCAGGAAGCGGGAGGAGACGTGCAGAAGCTGCAAAACGCGCTGACGTTTATTTTCACCGTGCGCGGTATGCCGGTCGTCTTCCAAGGAACGGAGCAAAACAAAGGGAATGCCAATAATCAAATTCTGAGCGACGGAATCGCGGATACTTGGAACCGTTGGTCGATGGTTAAGCGCGATGCGAACGGCAACGTCATTCAGAACTATTTTAACGAGAGTACGAACACGTACCAGCACGTCGCCAAGCTCAATCAAATTCGCTCGAAGTATGAAGCGCTCCGTAAGGGCAAACAGCGCGAGATGTGGTCCGCTCAAAATCTGTACGCCTTCTCCCGCCGCGTAGAAAGCGGTACTAACGTTGGGCAGGAGGTACTATCGGTATTCAGCAACGCATCGAGCGGAACGCAAAACGTTACGATTCCTCTTCGGGCCGAGAGTACCTTAACCGCCGGGACGGTTTTAGTTAACCAGTTGAATACCGCAGACAGCATTACCGTTCAATCCGGAGGAGTCACGGGTAAGCAAATTACGGTAAGCGTGGGAGCGAACTCCGCGAAAATTTATGCCAAGGAGATTTCCGACACGCAAGCGCCGACGGTGCCTACGAACGTGAACGCAAGCGCGCTTAGCGCGACAAGTATCCAAGTCACTTGGACGGCTGCTACGGATAACATCGGCGTCACCGGATACGAAGTGTTCCGCAACGGATCGTTGGTTGGAACGACGTCCGGAACTTCATTCACGGATAACGGATTAACGGCCGCAACGACGTACTCCTATACCGTCAAGGCATACGACGCGGCAACGAACCGGTCCGCGTTAAGCTCGCCGCCGGCTTCGGCGACGACGACTCCGCCGGATACGCAGGCGCCGAGCGTACCGCAGAACGTAGCGGCAACCGCGTCGTCGTCCTCCTCGATCAACGTCGCATGGACGGCATCGACGGACAATATCGGCGTCACCGGATACGAAGTTTACAGGAACGGTACGCTCGTTGGACAGTCAACGACAACCTCCTACGCGGACGTCGGTCTTGCGGCAACGACCTCATACTCCTATACGGTCAAAGCTTTCGATGCAGCGGCTAACCGTTCGGAATTCAGCGCGCCTCCTGCCGTAGCTACGACGTTAGCCGGCAATAACGTGACGATCTATTACAAACAAGGCTTCACGACGCCTTATATCCATTACCGTCCTGCCGGAGGCACATGGACGACGACGCCTGGCGTACCGATCCCCGCATCGGAGGTACCGGGATATAACAAGATTACGATCAACATCGGTACGGCGAGTCAACTGGAAGCTTGTTTCAACAACGGTAGCGGGACATGGGATAGCAACAATCAGTTAAATTACTTGTTCGGAGTCGGAACGTGGACGTACACTCCGACGGGGAACATCGTATCCGGTGCCCCTTCGTTGCCGGAAAACGTTCCGCCTAGCGTTCCGCAGAACGTAGCAGCGACAGCCGTATCGGCTACATCCGTGAACGTCACTTGGAGCGCATCGACCGATAACGTCGGGGTTACCGGGTATGAAGTGTTCCGCAACGGAACGTTAGTCGGGACCTCCGCGACAACATCCTTCGCGAGCACGGGACTTGCGGCCGCAACGACTTACAATTTTACGGTGAAAGCTTACGATGCGGTCGGCAACCGTTCCGCCGAGAGCACGCCTCCGGCTTCGGTAACGACTTTAGCTGGTAACCAAGCCACGATCTATTACAAGAATACTGCATTTACGAATTCTTATATTCACTATAAGCTCGACAATTCTACTACTTGGACGACGTTGCCTGGAAGCCAGATGCAAAGTTCATCCTTCCCGGGATACGCGAGCATCACGATCGAGCTTGGCAGCGCGACGGGGTTAACCGCCGCCTTCAATAACGGCAGCGGAACTTGGGACAATAACGGAGGCAGCAATTATACGTTTGCCTCGGGAACTTGGAGCTTGGTCAACGGCAACAAAACGTCCGGAACGCCGCAAGCGGACAGCGTAACGTTACGAGTGACGGTGCCATCGTCAACGCCCGCGAACGGGCCGGTTTACTTGACGGGAACGTTCAACAATTGGTCCACGTCCGATGCCGCGTATCAATTGACGAAAGGAACGGACGGCGTTTACTCTATTACGTTGAACTGGACTTCGGGTACGGCGGTTCAATACAAGCTCACGCGGGGGACGTGGGCGACGGTCGAGGTGAATTCGAACGGAAGCGATATTTCCAATCGTACGATAACTCCATCCGGAGGAGCTCTAACCGTAAATCTAACGGTACAACGCTGGAAAGACCAATAAGGAACGGCAGAGGGTTGTCGAGAGGGTTGTTGAACTATCGACAGCCCTCTCTTTTTGAGAATAAGAGAATGAAAGGGGATACAAGAAGATCATGATTAAGATGAAATGGCTTTCTCGATCGATTGCCGTTTTGCTGGGGGGTGCTTGGTTGCTGCAAGCTGGCGCTTCCGGCGTTTCTGCCGAGATCGCCGCCGCTCACGTTTATCATAATCATATGCCTAATTTCTGGGCTTACTATGACGTCAATCAATATGGTTCGACTCCCGTCGGGAGCCCGATTCGGTATACGTACGACGGGGATGTCATCGCGCTTAAGAACAATCCTCCGCCAGGTTATCCCTATTATTTGCCTAGCGGAGCCATCATGCCCCACGATGACCTGGTATCTTATTACTCTCATCACGCCAAGAAAGGAGCCTATCTGAGTTGGCCTTGGAGCGTAGCGGGAGATCTGCGCAACAATCACGCCCAAGCCCAGATGCACGTGACGATGTCTGGGTCGCTCGTCAATAACGTGAACAGCCTTGTTCAACGCGGCAACGTGAACGACTACAACAACCTAAATTGGTGGCAGCCATGGCGTACGGCATACAACAATCTTCTAACGCAGAATGGGAAGAAGACATTGGATCTGATCCATTTTACGGGTCATCATAGCATGGGGCCGTTAGCCGGCAACGATTATATGCTGAAAGATTTGATTTACCAAGGAGCCGCTCTTGCCCAGCCTTATTTTATGGGAAGCAGTTATAAATCTTCGAACGGATTTTTCCCTACGGAGCTAGGGTTCTCGGAACGGATTATTCCGGTGCTACAGAAGCTAGGCATTCAATGGTCGGTCATCGGGAACAACCATTTTTCGCGTACGTTAAAGGACTATCCGTTATTGAACAGCCCGGGTACCGATACGATGATATCGCCACCCAACCGCGCGGATTTGCAGAATACGAGCAATGTCGGCTCGTGGGTGAGCCAGAACATGTTTAACGAGCAACAGGTCGTTCATAATAAATATCCGTTCGCCTCTACGCCTCATTGGGTTCGTTACGTGGACCCGGCTACGGGACAGGAATCGAAGGTCGTTGGTATACCTGTCGCTCAAGCAGAGTCATGGGAGGAAGGCTACAACGGCAGCACGAAAGCTACGGCGCTCAAGCCCTTCGAAGGGATTTCATCCCAGAAACAGTTTTTCGTTGTCGCGCACGACGGCGATAACTCTTCGGGGCGCGCGGGCTCGGAAGAAACCTGGCGCAACGCGGCGAACGTTACGTATACCGATTCCGGCGTGAAGGGGATGGGAATCGATGAGTATCTTCGCATGAATCTTCCCGCCGCGAACGATGTCGTTCACGTCCAGGACGGCTCATGGATCGATACGAGAGATTCTTCATCCGATCCGACATGGTACCATTGGCGGTTGCCTTTCGGCATATGGAAGTCGCAATTCTCAAGCTTTAATCAAGCGAATCAAACCGCTTACGCGCCTAAGAAAAACTTAGCGGGAATCGACGACGGAATGACGGTATCGTTCGAGTACGGATACCATTACTTGGAGCGCAACTTCGCTTTGTTGCAAGCCGCTTTGAACTATGCGAAGACGGCGGAGCAAATCTGGCTGGAAGAGCATCCGAACTATTGGCAACCGACCACGGCGCTGGATCATGAGATTACGTATCCGGGTAACCAATTAAATCCTTGGATGCTGTCGTATCCGGTGAAGGGGAACGTCGCCAACGATTACGCGGGCGGCGCTAATCCAGCGGAGCTCGCTTGGTATTTCCTGCTTCCCGCAATGGATTCCGGCTTCGGGTATTACGACGAGAACGTGGACGATAACGTGAAACCGACTTTGTCCTTTAATCAATCTTTATATTTCTCCAAACCCTACGTGCAGTCTAAGTTAGCCAAGGATAAAGTGGGACCTTCCGTCTGGTGGCCGCAGCGCTATCCGTATAACCCGGGCAGCGCGAACGTGAGTAAAGCGGAAGGATGGACATTGCATCATTTCGATAATTCTTTTGCCATCTATTCGTACGCCTACGATACGAGCGGGATCCAGAACATCAAGGTCAAAGTCAGGACGCATACGAGCAAGTCGGCCGACGCCGCGGACAATACGTTTAAAGTGTACGATCCGGCGGCGCTTCAGGCGGCAGGCGTGCAAGGGATTGATCCGGCAAAGGTCGGCTCATGGACGGAATATTCGATGAACGTACGCGACCTAACGCCGGATATAAACGGAGTAGATTGGCAGCCCAGCGGCAAAGCGGTCATGGCTAAGGTGCCGGCGCAGGAAATCGGGGATCTCTATTATTCGTACATCGATGACTACCGCGACCAATTATTAGACTACTATATTGAAGCAACGGATTCGAAAGGCAACGTTACGAAAAGCGAGATCCAGCAAGTGTACGTCGGTGCGGGCAAATATAATCTCGTGGGCGGCAAATACATCGAGGACGTGCAAGGATCTGTTACGGGCACGCATCCTTTCATAACCGATCAACCGACTATCCCGGATAATGAACCTCCAAGCGTACCGGCTCAGGTAAGCGCGCAAACGATCAACGCTTCCTCTATTAAAGTGTCATGGAGCCCATCCACGGATAACGCGGGCGTTACGGGATACGACGTTTATCGCAACGGAACGAAAGTCGGGACGTCTTCAACTAGCGCTTATACGGATAATGGTTTAGCGGGCAGCACCGCCTATTCGTACACCGTTAAAGCGTATGATGCGGCAGGCAACCGCTCGGACTTCAGCGCACCTCCAGCCGTCATTACGACGCCAGCCGGCAACAACGTCACGATTTATTACAAGGCAGGCTTCACGACGCCTTATATCCATTATCGCCCGGCCGGCGGGACGTGGACGACTTCTCCGGGAGCCGCCATTCCGTCGTCGGAGTTGCCCGGATATAATAAAATCACGATCAACATCGGCGCCGCAACGCAGTTAGAGGCTTGTTTCAATAACGGAAGCGGCACATGGGATAGCAACAATTCGCAGAACTATTTATTCGGAACGGGAACATGGACTTACACGCCTACGGGCAACATCGTAGCGGGTGCCCCGATCGTGGATACGCAGGCACCGACCGCACCATTGAACGTGACCGCTCAAGCGGCATCGGCCGTGAGCGCCACGATTACGTGGAGCGCGTCCACGGACAACGTCGGGGTTACGGGTTACGACGTGTTCAGGAACGGCGCGAAAGTCGGATCGACGGCGACCGCGACGACTTATACCGATAGCGGACTTTCTGCGGGAGCTTCCTATTCTTATACAGTGAAGGCATTCGATGCGGCGGGTAATCGTTCGGTGAGCAGCGATCCTCCGGCCGTCATCTCGACTCCGGCGGGCAACAACGTGACGATCTACTACAAGAAAGGATTCGCCGCGCCGTATATTCATTATCGCCCGGCTGGAGGTACCTGGACGTCTGCGCCGGGCGTCGCCATGCCGGAGTCGGAGGTATCCGGATATAACAAGATCACGATCAGTATCGGTACGGCGAGTCAACTGGAAGCTTGCTTCAACAACGGCAGCGGGACATGGGACAGCAACAATTCACAGAACTATTTGTTCGGAGCGGGAACATGGACGTATACGCCGACGGGGAACATCGTATCCGGCCCTCCATCGTTGCCGGAAAACAATCAGGCTACGATTTATTACAAGAATGCGGCGTTTGCGAGCTCCTATATTCATTATAAACTCGACAACTCGACGACGTGGACGACATTGCCGGGCGTGCCTATGCAAAGCTCCGTTTATCCGGGTTATTCGAGCGTCGCCATTGAGCTCGGCAGCGCAACGGGATTAATCGCAGCCTTTACGAATGGCAGCGGAAGCTGGGATAACAACGGCGGTAGTAATTATTCGTTCGGCTCGGGGACGTGGAGCTTAATCAATGGCAGTAAGACATCCGGAACGCCGCAAGCGGATAGCGTAACGTTACGAGTGACGGTGCCGTCGTCAACGCCCGTGAACGGACCGGTTTACTTAACGGGTTCGCTCAACGGTTGGGCGACTGGGGATTCAGCCTATCAATTGACAAGAGGAACCGACGGAGTTTATTCTATCGATTTGAATTTGCCGGCAGGGACGGCGATTCAGTACAAGCTGGCGAGAGGAACTTGGGCTTCGGTAGAGGTGAATTCGAACGGCAGCGATATCGCCAATCGAACGTTAACCCCAACGGGGGGCTCGCAGATCGTTAATCTATCGGTACAGCGTTGGAAGGATCAATAGATTTTATCGGAAAGTTTAGGAAGTAAATGATTGACTTTGCCTATCATCCATGATAAATTATAATTCTGACTCGGAAGCCAATATTGTCAGAATGTGCGGTCGTGGCGGAATTGGCAGACGCGCTAGATTCAGGTTCTAGTGGTGTAACAGCCGTGGAGGTTCGAGTCCTCTCGACCGCACCAAACTCTCAAACAAACTCTTCTTAGGAAGGGTTTTTTCTTTTTGATTTATTATACTGAGTGTACATTCGTAGGAATCACTTCATATTTAAGTATGGCTTCACTCTGACTATATACATGACCATGGATTCGTGGTAACGTACGAATATAATAAGGAAAACGTTTTACGTCATTACATTCTCAAATTTGAGTTAATTAAAAATTTTTACAATTATTCAAAATTATAGTTTAATAGAGTGTCTTTATATGTTATTATTTATATATGCTCATCTCCGACAACATTGTATAGGGCGATATTCTTGCAAATTATTGCAAGGAGCCTTCCTAACCTCTCCGATTCAAGTCATTCATTTCTTAGCAAAGCGGCTTACTCTCCAATACCGTGTCAAAACCCACAAATTCAACATCAGGTCAACACGATAGAAACTCTTTAGATAGAGTTATATAGATTATTACAACGATTAGGAGGGAAATAATAATCTGATTTTCGGTATGCGCGATATAATTTCTAACGACGTAAACAATGAGGTGATGCGTTGTCGTTTAAGGAGCTTATATCTCCAAGTATCTTGAACCGCTCTGCCAAGGGCTCGCGTCGATATTTGCTTATAGCGGTGACGGCAGCGATTTGCGGCGCTTTGGCTGAAATGGCCATAGCTTTGTCGATCATGCGATTGGCTGATGCCGGATTATCCGGGGACGAAAATACCGCCATTCGGATGTCCATCTACATGTCGGCAGCGGTTATTGTCGGTTTTCTGTTGAAGTTCTCGATAAAGGCGGCCGCGACGCGATTCGGAGCAAATACCGCTTATAAGTTGCGTTCATCGTTGTTCGCTCATATGACGAAATTAAAGCAATCCGAAGCGGAATCCCGCCACGCGGGCGATTGGATGTCCGTTCTATCCAATGATGCGTTCGCGATCGAGCAATTTTTTACTTATCACTTATGCAATTTGTTGTTTCACCCTATCATGGCGACAGGCACTTTTATTTTTTTGTTCTTGTTGCAATGGAAGCTTGTTTTGCTATGCTGCTTGATTATACCGCTATCGCTCTTGATTTCTTGGCAACTAGGAAAGCCGATTATTCGACAATCGCAGCAATTGCAAGAGATCGAAGGGACGATCAACTCCCAAATCCAGGATGCCGTGCTCGGGCAAGCTTTAATAAAGTCCTACGGAAGGCAGAATTGGCTGAGGGAACGATTTGAACGTGTTTTGAAGAAAGGCCTGTTCAAAAGCTTTGATTTGGAACGGCAAAGGTCGCTCATCATCCCGTGGCAAATTCTACTGCAAACGCTTCCATTCGCGATGTGTATTCTTTATGGAGGCTGGCTGGCCATTCATGGCGATATGCGTCCTGCGGCATTGCTTGCCTTCATCTATCTATTGGGCTATTGCATTCAATCCGCTTCCGCGCTGCCGGAGCTGATCAATCAGTTATTCGTTGCGGCAGGCGCGGTTAGGCGGTTGGATCAGATCATGGACTATCGAACGGAAGACGATACGGGGACGACAGTGGCCGATAACGAGGATCGGACAAGTACGGATGAGAGCGAAAGCGTCATTTCATTCAACGATGTCAATTTTCAATACGCGGGCCGCTCAGTGCTTGCCCTCAACGATATTACTTATGACGTCCGGAAAGGCCAATTCGTTGCGATCGTCGGGCCGAGCGGTTCCGGGAAGAGTACGATCATGAAGTTATTAAGCAAGCTATACGAACCGAATGGAGGAGAAATTCGGTTATTTGGAAAGCCGTTAGCCGATTACAATCCGCAGGCAGCTCGTTCCATGATTTCTTTCGTGAAGCAACATACGTTCTTGTTCCCGGGCACGATCTTGGACAATATCAGACACGGCAAGCCGCTTGCGACGGATAGGGAAGTGATCGAAGCGAGCATAGCCGCAGGGGCAGACGCATTTATTCAACAGCTTTCCGAAAGTTACCTGACACAGATTGGCGAGAGGGGAGCGGGATTATCCGGTGGGCAGATGCAGAGGATTGCCATTGCGCGAGCGCTGTTGAAGGAAGCTCCGATCATTGTTTTCGACGAACCGACCTCCGCGCTCGATGGAGAGTCGGAAGCGATTATTCAAGAGACGCTACGGCAAGTTCGAAGGGAAAAAACCATTCTCGTTATCGCTCATCGATTGTCTACGGTTCAAGACGCGGATCTCATTCTTGTGATGGATCAAGGCCGCATAGTCGAGTCGGGAACGCATGAACAATTAATGCGGCATAGCGGGCTATATTCCGGCTTGCATCAAAACTTATTAGAAGGTGTCTCCTAATGGCCGAACGACGTTCGGAGTGGTTGCGCTTTTATTCCATGCTGCCGAAACCGAGGCGAAGATATTTCCAATATGCGATCGGCGAGTCCTTGATTCGATCGATTGTTCCGATCGTCACGGCATTCGCTCTCAAATGGACGATAGACGCGTCGGTGTCGGATGATATCAACATTTTATGGAAAACGTTTTCTATATTATGCGGTTCTACCCTCTTGTTCGCCGCCCTATCGCCTTTGCTCGTCTACAGAGTAAAACGGACGGCCAAGCTACTCAGCGTCGGCATACGCGGCAAACTGATCAACAAAGTCGCATACTTGTCTTTTCCGTTCTTCGAACGCCATGAAAGCGGCGAATTGATGTCGAAAATGTCGAACGACGTGCTTCAAATGGAGGAAATGTATACCGAGCATATGCGTAATTTAGTCCATTATGCGATCGTGGGCCTAGCTTCCTTCGCGGCGATGCTCGTTTTGGAATGGCGATTTGCCGTGTCGCTGATCTCGTTAACCGTCGTGATAGGAGCGGTGAACTATCGATTCCTACGTCCGTTGCGAATACTTAGCCATACTTTACAGCAACGGAAAGGCGAAGCGAATGCCAGATGCAGCGATTTGTTACACGGTCTCTCCACGATTAAGCTCTATCAGCTGGAACCCGTCGTCATCGGGCAATACGATGAACGAAATCGCGAGATTCAGCATTTAACGAGTAGATTCGGACTACAAACCGCAGGGCTGGAAGCCATGAATTATTTGTTGACCTTCATAAGTTTCGGGGGCATTGCCGTAGCGGGAACGTTTCTAGTACTGAGCGGTTCGATTGAAACGGGTTCGCTCATCGCCCTTATCCAGTTGCAGATGAACGTAACGTTCGTCATTATGCTTACGGGCGGATTGGTTGCCCGAATGCAGGTTTCCGTTACGGCATCCGAACGAATCAACGGATTGCTCGAGAGTGAAGAGGAAACCCAAGAGATCGTCGAAGGGAAGTCGGATTCGTCAGAAGGCACGAAAGACTATGCCGTGGAGTTAGACGATGTATTTTTTTCATATGGCCAAAGATCCGTTCTACGAGGGGTTAAGATGTCGGTGCGGTCTGGCGAGACGGCCGTCATCATGGGAGGGAGCGGCAATGGAAAAAGCACGCTTTGCAAGCTGTTGCTCGGTTTTTATCGACCGGACAGCGGCAGCATCAGACTGCTTGGCGATGATTTCTCGCAGTGCTCGCTGACGAATTGGAGAAGTAGAATCGCTTATGTTCCGCAAGAACCGTTTCTCTTCTCTGGGACGATCGAGGACAACATTCGATTTGGGAACCTTGACGCTTCGGATGAAGACGTACGGACCGCAGCCGCGGCAGCAGGCGCCCACGACTTCATTCACTCGCTGCCGGAAGGTTACGGCACGAATATTACGCAAGATGCGTCCAACCTATCGGGAGGACAGAAACAAAGGATTACCATTGCCAGAGCTTTTCTGAAAGACGCCCCGATTCTGCTTCTGGACGAGCCAAGCTCTTCGCTTGACGCCGCTGCGGCGAATGCGGTGGCGGATGTCGTGAACCGATTGAGGGGGGTGAAGACGTGCCTCGTTATCGCTCATGAATCTAAGTCGCGATATCAATCTGACGTTGTGTATTGCATCGAAGAGGGGAAAGCGCAAAAACAGTAAACGGAAATGAAAGAAGGGAACTCGTGATTAGCGTTATTATGCCGACATTCAATAAAGCCGCCTATTTGAATCTGACTTTAGCCTCGTTCGTACGGCAAACTTCCAAGGATTACGAAATCGTCCTGATCGACGACGGCAGCGGAGATGGCACGCAAGCCATCGCGGACAATTACAAGAACAAGCTGAATTTGATCCGCTTGAAACAGGCTAACCTGGGGCGATCGGCAGCGAGGAATAAGGGGATTTCCGCTAGCTCGGGGGAGTATCTACTGTTTAACGATGACGATCGTATCGTTCGGGGCGATTTTATCGAACGGCATCAATCGGCACTCTCAAGAGAAGCAAATACCGTTCATATCGGCGGCAAAGGTCGGGTACTAACGATCTGGCGGCGAAATCAGTTGATCATGCAAGGCCAAGACCGTCGAAAGTTAGCGGAGCAGCTAGGCGATCGTTGGCATCGCGTTCGCAGGAAGACGTATGCGGAGCTTGCGTCGGCAGAGGAAGTGGAGACGAATTTCGAGCATACCATCGAACGTTTGTTTCTGGGCAAAGAGTTCGAATCGAATCATGCGTTAGGGGTTCCAATAGATCGGATAGAAGACTTTCGCCTGAAGTGGATGCTAGGCACAACGGCTAATTTGTCCGTGAGAAAAGATGCCGTAGTCGAAGCGGGGATGTTCGATACGGAGTTCAGAGGTTGGGGAATGGAGGACTCCGAGCTCTGCTACAGGCTGGTAAGGAACGGATTGGCGCTAAAAGAATGTCCCGAGGCGTTCAATTATCATCAAATTCATCCGATCGGTCGAAAGTTCTGGATTAATCCGACGTTGAGCATTTCACGTATGAACGAGCTAAAAAGAAACATCGATTATTTTCACGCCAAATTCGGAACGCCCGCCAGTTATATTTTTCGCAGAGCGTTTTACGATAATATTCCTACTTTGCTCGCGAACGAGATATTAATTCAATTCGAAGGCGCATTAGGCGAATCAGGTACCGTCGAGGATTGGGACTCGCTGTATCGTACGATCATGAGGAGCAGAAGAAACCGGTCGTTAGGAGCGAGGTTTGGTATTAGATCGAGAGGGTAGCGGAATAAGGAGGATGGATGCGAGGATGCGGACGCGACAATCGACACTTGCGGATGTTCTTCATGACCT
Encoded proteins:
- a CDS encoding carbohydrate binding domain-containing protein; the protein is MLRRWLSPLLIAAFMLTLCANVFIVSPQTVHAASIGTIDENDTIYQIMVDRFHDGDPSNNATGAAIRYGETSEEDFRHMKGGDWQGIIDKLGYIKNMGYTAIWISPVAEPQMTNRENNGSGRNTAYHGYNIKDPNKANPFFGTKEKLKELVDSAHALGIKVVIDVVPNHIGDYMLGTQAFYDIPSLQPAAPFNNPSWYHHNGDINFASVEGIYTQAAQDYLENYDLGGLDDIDFDVPAARQAIFDSIKGWFDYTGADGARVDAAKLMKPTDIGALQNYLGVNTFGENFDGNAEFVSRWVGANKEWGMLDFPLFFKILSSFAHGQSFDAYIKDGLAQDYRYNGNENHMVTFIDNHDRNRFLQEAGGDVQKLQNALTFIFTVRGMPVVFQGTEQNKGNANNQILSDGIADTWNRWSMVKRDANGNVIQNYFNESTNTYQHVAKLNQIRSKYEALRKGKQREMWSAQNLYAFSRRVESGTNVGQEVLSVFSNASSGTQNVTIPLRAESTLTAGTVLVNQLNTADSITVQSGGVTGKQITVSVGANSAKIYAKEISDTQAPTVPTNVNASALSATSIQVTWTAATDNIGVTGYEVFRNGSLVGTTSGTSFTDNGLTAATTYSYTVKAYDAATNRSALSSPPASATTTPPDTQAPSVPQNVAATASSSSSINVAWTASTDNIGVTGYEVYRNGTLVGQSTTTSYADVGLAATTSYSYTVKAFDAAANRSEFSAPPAVATTLAGNNVTIYYKQGFTTPYIHYRPAGGTWTTTPGVPIPASEVPGYNKITINIGTASQLEACFNNGSGTWDSNNQLNYLFGVGTWTYTPTGNIVSGAPSLPENVPPSVPQNVAATAVSATSVNVTWSASTDNVGVTGYEVFRNGTLVGTSATTSFASTGLAAATTYNFTVKAYDAVGNRSAESTPPASVTTLAGNQATIYYKNTAFTNSYIHYKLDNSTTWTTLPGSQMQSSSFPGYASITIELGSATGLTAAFNNGSGTWDNNGGSNYTFASGTWSLVNGNKTSGTPQADSVTLRVTVPSSTPANGPVYLTGTFNNWSTSDAAYQLTKGTDGVYSITLNWTSGTAVQYKLTRGTWATVEVNSNGSDISNRTITPSGGALTVNLTVQRWKDQ
- a CDS encoding carbohydrate binding domain-containing protein; translation: MIKMKWLSRSIAVLLGGAWLLQAGASGVSAEIAAAHVYHNHMPNFWAYYDVNQYGSTPVGSPIRYTYDGDVIALKNNPPPGYPYYLPSGAIMPHDDLVSYYSHHAKKGAYLSWPWSVAGDLRNNHAQAQMHVTMSGSLVNNVNSLVQRGNVNDYNNLNWWQPWRTAYNNLLTQNGKKTLDLIHFTGHHSMGPLAGNDYMLKDLIYQGAALAQPYFMGSSYKSSNGFFPTELGFSERIIPVLQKLGIQWSVIGNNHFSRTLKDYPLLNSPGTDTMISPPNRADLQNTSNVGSWVSQNMFNEQQVVHNKYPFASTPHWVRYVDPATGQESKVVGIPVAQAESWEEGYNGSTKATALKPFEGISSQKQFFVVAHDGDNSSGRAGSEETWRNAANVTYTDSGVKGMGIDEYLRMNLPAANDVVHVQDGSWIDTRDSSSDPTWYHWRLPFGIWKSQFSSFNQANQTAYAPKKNLAGIDDGMTVSFEYGYHYLERNFALLQAALNYAKTAEQIWLEEHPNYWQPTTALDHEITYPGNQLNPWMLSYPVKGNVANDYAGGANPAELAWYFLLPAMDSGFGYYDENVDDNVKPTLSFNQSLYFSKPYVQSKLAKDKVGPSVWWPQRYPYNPGSANVSKAEGWTLHHFDNSFAIYSYAYDTSGIQNIKVKVRTHTSKSADAADNTFKVYDPAALQAAGVQGIDPAKVGSWTEYSMNVRDLTPDINGVDWQPSGKAVMAKVPAQEIGDLYYSYIDDYRDQLLDYYIEATDSKGNVTKSEIQQVYVGAGKYNLVGGKYIEDVQGSVTGTHPFITDQPTIPDNEPPSVPAQVSAQTINASSIKVSWSPSTDNAGVTGYDVYRNGTKVGTSSTSAYTDNGLAGSTAYSYTVKAYDAAGNRSDFSAPPAVITTPAGNNVTIYYKAGFTTPYIHYRPAGGTWTTSPGAAIPSSELPGYNKITINIGAATQLEACFNNGSGTWDSNNSQNYLFGTGTWTYTPTGNIVAGAPIVDTQAPTAPLNVTAQAASAVSATITWSASTDNVGVTGYDVFRNGAKVGSTATATTYTDSGLSAGASYSYTVKAFDAAGNRSVSSDPPAVISTPAGNNVTIYYKKGFAAPYIHYRPAGGTWTSAPGVAMPESEVSGYNKITISIGTASQLEACFNNGSGTWDSNNSQNYLFGAGTWTYTPTGNIVSGPPSLPENNQATIYYKNAAFASSYIHYKLDNSTTWTTLPGVPMQSSVYPGYSSVAIELGSATGLIAAFTNGSGSWDNNGGSNYSFGSGTWSLINGSKTSGTPQADSVTLRVTVPSSTPVNGPVYLTGSLNGWATGDSAYQLTRGTDGVYSIDLNLPAGTAIQYKLARGTWASVEVNSNGSDIANRTLTPTGGSQIVNLSVQRWKDQ